In one window of Mercenaria mercenaria strain notata unplaced genomic scaffold, MADL_Memer_1 contig_3738, whole genome shotgun sequence DNA:
- the LOC128553360 gene encoding uncharacterized protein LOC128553360, giving the protein MEKQCELGHLFDNNAVTQRQAWRKVAEELRSKGYRYGEDDCSKNFHSLRARYKTVKERNRQTGNSLQSWRYYDVMEDMFAGDPAVIPINVASSMCVEPIPSVDISQITEDQEPSDEKPLTSTPCVQRKRQRSSIDTEEPPQWFEKYQMDQQKMHEERMGLERWRVGALENLVKLLQEKQ; this is encoded by the exons ATGGAAAAACAGTGTGAACTTGGTCATTTGTTTGACAACAATGCAGTCACTCAGCGCCAAGCCTGGAGGAAAGTTGCGGAAGAACTTCGGTCGAAAGGGTACAGATATGGGGAAGATGATTGCAGCAAAAACTTCCACAGCTTGAGAGCAAG ATATAAGACGGTAAAGGAAAGAAACCGACAAACAGGGAACAGTCTGCAATCCTGGAGGTATTACGATGTCATGGAAGACATGTTTGCTGGGGATCCAGCAGTTATACCAATAAATGTTGCATCTTCCATGTGTGTAGAGCCTATACCATCTGTCGATATTTCTCAAATCACTGAAGACCAGGAACCATCTGACGAAAAGCCATTAACATCCACACCATGTGTCCAAAGAAAACGCCAACGCTCCAGTATCGACACTGAAGAACCACCACAGTGGTTTGAAAAGTATCAGATGGATCAACAGAAGATGCACGAGGAGCGCATGGGGTTAGAACGATGGCGAGTCGGTGCGCTGGAAAATTTGGTTAAGTTACTACAGGAGAAACAGTAG